The following is a genomic window from Micropterus dolomieu isolate WLL.071019.BEF.003 ecotype Adirondacks linkage group LG04, ASM2129224v1, whole genome shotgun sequence.
tttactcttttgtttctgtctcacaGCGCTCATCAGTTATCTGGACACAGCAAGCAGCTCCAGACAAAGTTAATGACCAGCTAGTGAACATGTGGGAGCATTATCCAATTCCTTCAGTCTTtggtggagaaaaaaacagagctaaaaggagggtgaatattgaacttacattcatcaggtggccataAACATGACTCCAGATGAATTTTAATGTTTGGATGTGTAaattgtttgctaacatttATTCGCCATAGCAGCTTTACATTTTGATAATAAGTCAGagatgtgtttacagcttgttacATTGCCCCCAAGTGGTCAAAAAataattgtctttatttagtctgttgaaaaatgataaaattCCCAGGTTAATTCTGTGTCGCTGTCTCCACAGTGTATTTTTTGATACTAGCACTATGAGTCACCAGTCAGAAATAATTCAATCCCATGCATGGGGGCTTTAAACTTACATGTAGTAAATGGAGGGGCGATGGcgctagttgctccagaggcgtgcgacctctgacatatatagcaattgtaagtcgccttggataaaagtgtgtttttacatggGCCCTGATCAGTCCAATGATGACGTGCATTTCCACTACAGCCTCATCGTAGGGGACAGCACACTGCTTTGGTCCTATTAGGTAGCTAGGACCCTGATAATGGAAAAACCCTTTAGAACTATGACAGCTGTCAGGTCTACAAAATATCAGCTGTCCAGGTATTGAGAAAAATTGCCAACTTTTGTTTGATCCACGACTTGCATAAGTGTTGCAAAAGAGAATGTACTTCTTCTGCTGAAGTAAAAGCATGATAATCATCAACACTGAAGGCTGTTCGCTTTTCACTCACACCTCTCATGCTTCAGTGCACATTACATTTGAACAGCTCAGGTAAAATCTAAAGCAATCCAAAGTCATGTTAAACTTAGCTAGCACTCACACGTCAAGGTAGAGTACAGTTTGTGACCAAAGAAGCACTgccactcctctcctctcttataGAGCTGCCGACATCTATCAGGCACAACCCCATTCCACAGCCTGAGGAAACAACATATACTGTCAATACACGCACACATCTATTACTCAGTCGCTTCAACACATCACATAAAAAAGCTTAACAGTATACTGTACAGCAAAAGAGATTCCATGATTCCATATGTGGCCCCTGTTTCTGTACATAAAATCTATGTAGGCTGGCTGAAGAATGCATGACTTTACCTGAGTCCTATCTTGATAGCGTCTTCAGGTGAGCAGGAAATAGTCTCTGGGCAGTTAGGCGATCTCTGCTGTTTACTTTCTAGAAACCAGCCAGAGTCCACGAGGCCGCGGACCTGAGTCTCTGCACCGAGCTGCTCCAGCTGACTGGCCACCCTCTCAATGTTCAGCAAAACACCTGTTCCGCCAGCACTGCAGGTGATCCAAGAAAATCAGTAAATAGTTTGGGTTTGAGAGTGACATTTTCATTAGGGGTATCAAAATGACAGCACATGCCAGCTAATAGCAGAGAAGTCAAAATTTAACAGCTTTGCATTCAGTCAGTGGATCTTGTTTTAGGGCTTGGGGGTGTCCCAATAACCATGTTGCTAACCTGGGAGGAATGGTCACCATTACAGAGCAAGTCCCTTTAATAGACATTATGTCATTGTTCACAGTTGACTGTAAACATCGTTACTGTTGATAAGAGTATGCAACCAAAATAGGGCTTCTCTTGTTTAATGTTGGGCATGGGTATTGTCCAGATAATACATAGGATGCATGCGCTTGTCCAAAAGCTGTGGACAGCATCAGAGCTCGAGCGATAAAACAAGCTCACCTTGTGCCAGATAGCATTACAACCGTGGCCTGCTTGATTCCTTTGGGGACGAGGTCTTTGATGACCTCTCTGATGATCAGGGATCCCATAAAGGTGTACTCAGCTGATAACAGATACACACATCAAATGATTGGGAGCACTGCACTAAACAGAAAGATTAATCATGTTTTCTTAAAGCCAAGGGAGGCACAGGTCTGTCATTCCTACAGGGACCTcattaaaaaaatcttaaatggTCTGAAGAAACTtacttgtatttgtatttttatccctctccttttctctgccTTGTCGTGGCCTTGGAGGAGGGGTTGGGGCAGGCCCAGTGCCACTCCATACATCACTGGAACAGTAGGGGATAAATCTGTAGAAAAGGAGACAATCACATTTGTTAGACTCTAGCTTGAATCTATCAACACAATTCCTACTCTTGGGTTTTAGCATCTTTAaggtcattgttttggttttacaaccTGCAACTGTATTTTTTCAGTTTACTCTCACCATAGTCATTAACCTTTTCCAGACACAGCAGGTAGTTTTTTTCACAGCAAAGCAAGTTTACAAACccactgtgctgctgtgtgcgcTACCTGTCACCAAATGGCAGAAGGACAGATTTAGCAAGTaaatggtgaacatagtggagcatttaggtGCTAAAGAgaatttccctcaggagttggtggagaccaaaacagagctaaaaggagagtgaatattgcaCTTGCATTTGCCAAGCAGACATGAACACAactctaaatgaatgctaatgttgcccAGTGTCTGctgtatatgtaaatatgtaactgtttgctaacacgttATCCATAACAACTTTGCAATTTTACATGCTTAAATGTCAATGTGCTTACACCTTGTTCCAGTCCCAacaagtggtaaaaaaaaagttaaacacTAAATACAACTTTAAGttgaaaaaaatctataaaactaaaggcacaaacaaaaaaaggctgttttaaaatgttagaCAGAAAATCATATTTTAACGTCTACAGAACTGTATATTTAGCTTTAACATCTTCATCATGGATGTTGAGAAGTCCATGTCTCAGAAACATTTACAACTGAGGGCTGTTTTCATGTAACACCTCCAGTAGCCACAATAAGAAACACAGTGAGGATATACAAGTACTTACACAATGTTTGCATTATGCCAGTGTTGGTTTTCCTCCGCTTGAGAAGACAATATTCCAGTTCCTGTAAATCCAGATTAGAGAACAGACGGATGTCATTTTGTCACAATAAGGATTATGTAAAACAAGTAACACTATGGAAACATGTATGacaagcattttaaaacataGCTGGCTGACCGACCTCTTTTTGTTTGGGGCCAACCTGATGAGCTCATTAGTCGGGGGATATTTTGGTACCTGGAATCACAGGTCTCTTTGCTGTAGCAGCACCAGCCACCTAAAACAATGGATACTAATTTTAGACATTCACATCAGGCACAGTTGTGGAGACCCTTGTTAGCCCATCATTGAGGCCTGTGAGGAATGGCGAGGGAAAGGAACGCACCTGTAGACAGGTCTGCTAATGAGACTATATGTTCACTCTGAGTTGGACAAAAAAGACGAACAATTCCTTTAATTTCCAAACTGTCAGCACCTGAGTTGTTGATTGACTTTCAGCTTGTGCAAAGTGGTTTCTCCCTCAAATACAACAACAGTATGACATTTATAGGGGGGGAGAGTAAAACCAATTTATTAGGCTCTAGTGTTCAGAATAAGGCACTCATAAATCCTGTTAGAAAAATGACTTCATTAAATGTTGGGAAAAGCGATGCACACCTCTTCTATGCTCTCTGAATATGGACATAAGTCATGCTGGAGGACAATCCACATACATTTccacaaaacacataaaaatcaAAGTGACAGGCAGCaaccaaaaaaggaaaaaaacggAAGATGACGGTACAAGATGACATCCCCATTAAAATTCCAATGGGGGCATCATGCCAAAACAATCTGACCTTTGGGGACCAAATTAACCAGTTGGTTTTTAAAAACTCACCTTCCAGAAATAACAGCCATCGGCGGCTTCCTCTGAACTCCTTTAGGTAAAACCTGTAGAACCACAAATAAACAGGAATGAGGAGATGGTGAAGATACAGCAACCATGTATGGACACATATGCGTAGCTCCTAAAATCATTGTATTAATCAGCAGACAGCAAAAGGCAAAAAATCTCACAATTTAATTGTAAACAGTTTCAGGAAAACAAGTGAGAAAAAATACAAGATGCACAACATCTCACCCAGCTGCTGTTCCATCATTACACGTAACTTGGGTGTTCTTGAGGAAGTGCAGCCTCATATCATCTGTCTGTTGTCCAGCTTCTTGCGCTCCTGCAGCACTATCTCGTCCTGCTTCAGCTGTGCCTCCAGTGCCTCTACTGCTTCCAGTGCTTCCAGGGGTCAGATCAACCACAGGGGGAGATTGGCCAACATCGCCTCCTTGGTTCCCACCAGACTTCTTAGTGGACTTGCCACTGGCTTTAGCATTACGGTTGTTCTGACACCAGATTCCCCCGAGAAAAAGTAGGAAAGCAACCTGTCCCAGTATCTTCATATCTGACGCaatgtaagaaaaaaagataCATGCAATGCATAATTACTCATTCAAAATTTGGCTTCATATTtccatatttaaacataaaaaaatcacttgTACAAGGACTTCCTCATCTTCTTACATGAAATCCATCCCTCTTCAAGCTGTAAATGAACTTACCTCTCTAAGAAGAATCAGCTTTGAAAACTGTTGCTGAGGCACCCCTGGGGTCAGGAAGATAACTGGTGCTGCTGAGGAGAGACTGAGAAGTTCAGAGCACAGTGGCTAGGTGTGAGAAGAGGATGCCAGTCATGAGTAGTGATGAAGCCTTGACCAATTTTTGATGAAGACTGCAAATCAGCGGTGAGCTTTATAGTGCCACCATATGGATCAGATTTCCTCCCATTTTCCCTTGCAGCTCCCGCCAGGCCCTGAGATAAACTGCTGACGACACGCCATGAGGGGAGGTACTCGACAGCCAGTGGCGAGGAGAAGAGATAACACACGCGTCTCTTCAACATATTTCAAGTCTTTGCACACACCCACCACCTAGCTCTCTCCCATCTCACCATGGCTGAAGAACGAGCTCTCCTTCCCCCTATTgtccctcttcttctccctccCACCATCCACCTATGATTGCCAGTGTTTTGATTTAAACATGGTCAGCATAACTGCATAGCCCCTGTGCATGGTATGTGACCCTGAGGTCATTGGAGCACACACCTCAAATGCTTTCCGACCCGAGAATGAATAGTACCGTAAGGTTCCCGCATGGTCAACAATTTCGCGGACACTCTCACGACACAGGTGGTGGACACTCTAGTTAGCTGTGGCACCAAGCACATTATGCATGTTCCCCAAAGTTCTTAAACAAGGCTCCATATAGTAagtaacaataacagacatttgCCAAATAACAATTTCTCCATAACAGCCTTTATATATTCATCTACTGGAGAATAGTCATTACATTACAAGTGCAGttggattttgtttattttatttttattagttgattttattttttatgccacataagttaaaacattatttcctgTGACATGTTTTGATTCATTCTCAATTATTGTAATAATAACCTTTTGTATTCTTTGATCTTCTacgatataataataataattccacTTCAAGAGAAGAAGGCAAAAGGAGAAAGTTAATAAACACCATTGTAACACAATTTAAACAATGATCTAATTAGCATATTCAgattgaaatgtttttctgtcttttgtttatttGGAGTGATATAGGCCTGCTAACTTTACAATAGATGTTTCTGTTACACCCTATGAGAAAATATGACTGTAGAGTATAACATTTTAGTAACTTGAATGTAACAAGAATTGCAATATAGGTGCAAAATtgttaaatttattatttaatactATGTCACTTTGTGTGACTTTTATTAACCTTAAACTGGTACATACTGCAAATGCACTAAAACGTATGCTGTGCCTGAGATCCAGAGATATAGATTACAGGTGTAGGAGGATGGTTGAAGACTTTCTAGATTATGAATATGTAATAGATATCCGGCTCCACTCTTAGGCCCTTAGATCTCGTTGACCATTCTAGCCTTTTGTTCATCACTGGGGATAAAATTTTGAGTA
Proteins encoded in this region:
- the notum2 gene encoding carboxylesterase notum2, whose translation is MKILGQVAFLLFLGGIWCQNNRNAKASGKSTKKSGGNQGGDVGQSPPVVDLTPGSTGSSRGTGGTAEAGRDSAAGAQEAGQQTDDMRLHFLKNTQVTCNDGTAAGFYLKEFRGSRRWLLFLEGGWCCYSKETCDSRYQNIPRLMSSSGWPQTKRGTGILSSQAEENQHWHNANIVFIPYCSSDVWSGTGPAPTPPPRPRQGREKERDKNTNTTEYTFMGSLIIREVIKDLVPKGIKQATVVMLSGTSAGGTGVLLNIERVASQLEQLGAETQVRGLVDSGWFLESKQQRSPNCPETISCSPEDAIKIGLRLWNGVVPDRCRQLYKRGEEWQCFFGHKLYSTLTSPLFVVQWLFDEEQLRVENIYMGGQSLSEEQWQYIQNLGRELKNSLRDVTAVFAPSCLSHTVITKSNWMSFQVRGTSLPRALNCWDRSLEATRNNRTPAKGCPFHLVDTCQWPQCNPTCPALVDQATQQELTLLQMLAAMGLDLQKLGLDPQGDADSLASMVSNGG